The genomic window GTGAAATGATTCAAGTCCCACTGGACTTTATTGAGCGCCTCGCAGACGCACTTTGCTACGCCGCCTGACAGTATCCAATGGCCAAAGTCGAGCTAAGTCAGGCTAGAGATGCAGGCCAGCCCTTGACCGCCAACGCCGTCCAGACCTCGCGCCCGCGCCTCTCCGGGCGTGTGTTGGTGTTTCTGGCAGCGGCATTGCTCCTCCTGCTGGCGCTGCTGGTGTCCCTGGCGCTGGGGGTCAGCCAGATTTCTCTGTCCAGGTGGCCCACCTGCTGTTTTTCCCCGACGACAGTACCGACAGCCTGGTGGTTCACGCGCTGTGGCTGCAGCGCACCCTGGTGGCGGGATTGGCGGGAGCGGGTCTGGCAGTGTCGGGGCTGCTACTCTATAGTGTGACCCGCAACCCGCTGGCCGATCCGGGCATCCTGGGCGTGGAGGCGGGCGGAGCACTGGCCGGAGCCGGCATCGTGGGCTTGCTGGGAGCGCTCTTAATGCTGGCCACCGACACGTTGAGCCGCGCTC from Deinococcus detaillensis includes these protein-coding regions:
- a CDS encoding iron chelate uptake ABC transporter family permease subunit, whose amino-acid sequence is MAHLLFFPDDSTDSLVVHALWLQRTLVAGLAGAGLAVSGLLLYSVTRNPLADPGILGVEAGGALAGAGIVGLLGALLMLATDTLSRALLPPLEAPAGIFTTLVGAPYFLYLLRRSA